The following proteins are co-located in the Palaemon carinicauda isolate YSFRI2023 chromosome 30, ASM3689809v2, whole genome shotgun sequence genome:
- the LOC137623723 gene encoding cuticle protein 19-like, which yields MVSKVILVVLGLAALAAADDSFERYRYAAPRLSSASRESFEPFESGEAKYNFNWAVSDDSSSNEFGHQEARDGDNTQGSYYVQLPDGRLQKVSFHVDGDDGYIAEVTYSGEAQFPDSSSASFESREAPRRTYYAPDSNESK from the exons ATGGTTTCTAAG gTTATCTTGGTTGTGTTGGGTTTGGCAGCCCTGGCTGCAGCTGATGACAGCTTCGAAAGATACAGATATGCTGCACCAAGA CTTTCCTCTGCCTCTCGGGAATCCTTCGAACCCTTCGAATCTGGTGAAGCCAAATACAACTTCAACTGGGCTGTCAGCGACGACTCTTCCAGCAACGAATTCggacaccaggaagcccgtgatggagacaacactcagggatcctactacgtccagCTCCCCGACGGTCGCCTCCAGAAGGTGTCCTTCCACGTTGATGGCGACGATGGATACATCGCTGAAGTCACCTACTCCGGTGAGGCTCAGTTCCCCGACTCCAGCTCCGCCTCTTTCGAATCTCGTGAGGCTCCCAGGAGGACCTACTATGCTCCCGACTCCAACGAATCCAAGTAA
- the LOC137623724 gene encoding cuticle protein 19-like — MVSKVILVVLGLAALVAADDSFERYRYAAPRLSSASRESFESFESGEAKYNFNWAVSDDSSSNEFGHQEARDGDNTQGSYYVQLPDGRLQKVSFHVDGDDGYIAEVTYSGEAQFPDSSSASFESREAPRRTYYAPDSNESK; from the exons ATGGTTTCTAAG GTTATCTTGGTTGTGTTGGGTTTGGCTGCCCTGGTTGCAGCTGACGACAGCTTCGAAAGATACAGATATGCTGCACCAAGA CTTTCCTCAGCCTCTCGGGAATCCTTCGAATCCTTCGAATCCGGTGAAGCCAAATACAACTTCAACTGGGCTGTCAGCGACGACTCCTCCAGCAACGAATTCggacaccaggaagcccgtgatggagataacactcagggatcctactacgtccagCTTCCCGACGGTCGCCTCCAAAAGGTGTCCTTCCACGTTGATGGCGACGATGGATACATCGCTGAAGTCACATACTCTGGTGAGGCTCAGTTCCCCGACTCCAGCTCCGCCTCTTTCGAGTCTCGTGAGGCTCCCAGGAGGACCTACTATGCTCCCGACTCCAACGAATCCAAGTAA